The genomic region CACGCATACGGCGTAAACGTCGCTTTCGCCGTCGACGAGCGACGCGCCGTTGCGGTCGAGGATATCCCCGCGCTGCTCCGTCAGCTTCACCGAATACCGCCGCCCCGTCGAGAGCACCGCGAGCCCGTCGTCTCCGCGCATGACAAAAAACACCCGCACCGTGAGCGCGGTGAAGATCAGTATCAGCGCGGCGTAAAACTTCAGCGTCCGTTTCTTCATAAAAATATTTTGCCCGTTTTACTCAAGAGTATTGAAAAAACCGTGCCGATGGTGTAAAATAACGGGTGAAAGAAAAACGAAAGGAAGTATTATAAATGGAAAGAACAGTACTTATCGAATCCTCCGCCCGCCACGTCCATCTGACGCAGGAGCACGTGGAGATCCTTTTCGGCAAGGGAGCCGAGCTCACATTTAAGAAGGAGCTTTCTCAGCCCGGTCAGTTCCAGTCCGAGCAGCGCGTCGACCTCGTCGGGCCGAAGAATACGCTCAAGAATATATCCATCCTCGGCCCCGTCCGCAAGGCGACACAGGTCGAGCTTTCCTGCACCGACGCCAGAGCGCTCGGCATCAAGGTGCCCGTCCGTGAGTCCGGCGACATCGCCGGCAGCGCGCCCGTGACCATAGTCGGTCCCGAAGGCAGCATCGACATCCCCGAAGGCGCGATCGCCGCGAAGCGCCACATCCATCTGACTCCCGCGGACGCCGAAGAGTTCGGCGTGACCAACGGCCAGATCGTCAGCGTCAAGACCGAAGGCGAGCGCGGACTCGTTTTCGACAACGTCGTCGTGCGCGTCAGCCCGAACTTCAAGAAGGCGATGCATATCGACACCGACGAAGCCAACGCCATGGGCTACGCCGGCGAAACCTACGGCGTGATCGTGGGATAACGTCAAAAAGAACAATAAAAAAACGCCCGTTCAGCCGAACGGGCGTTTTTGTATCGTCTGTTATTTCTTCTTGATATAATCCAGATACCCCTGCAGTATCAGGCACGCGGAAGCGGTGTCGATATTGTCCTTGCGCTTCTTGCCCTTGAAGTCGGTGGCGTTCATATACGCCGCGGCGCCGACGGTTGTCAGGCGCTCGTCCCAGAAGTAGACGCTGATGCCGCTACGCATCTCAAGCTCGAAAGCGAACGCCGCCGCCTTTTCCGCGCGCGGACCGCGCGTGCCGTTCATATTCAGCGGCAGCCCCATGATTATCTGCGCGCAGTTGTTCTCGTGCGCGAAGGCGGATATCCTGTCGATGAGCTTTTCCGGATCGGATTCCTTTATCGTGCCGGCGGGGGAGGCGAGCGTCTTGCTCTCGTCACTGAGCGCGAGCCCCGTGCGCGCGTCGCCGTAGTCGACGCCGAGCAGACGCGTCGGCGCGGCGGATTCCTTCCACCACGACTGACGCCGGAAGGTCGCCAGCTCGTCCGGCAGGTGCGAAACGTCGCCGTCGAGCACGAACGCGGGCTTCAGATCCTCGTCGAAGTCGATTATGTAGATCGCCGTGTTGTCGCACCACGGGATCGTGCCGAGCTTCTCGAAGCCGATCCCCTTCAGCGCGCAGAGCATCGCGCGCATCGCGCAGCCGTGCGAAACGACGAGCACGTTTTTGCCTTCGTTCGCGCGTACTATGTCGGTTATCGCGGCGTAGGTGCGGTCGTAGACCTGCTTCATCGTTTCGCCGCCGGGCGCGGCGAAACGGTGCGGCTCGTTCGTCCAGAGGCGGAAATCCTCAGCGAAGCGGACGGTCAGCTCGGCGTAGGGGACGTCCTCCAGCTCGCCGATGTTCATCTCGATGAGCCGCGGCTCGATACGCAGTTCGAGGTCGCGGTCGCCG from Clostridia bacterium harbors:
- the ruvX gene encoding Holliday junction resolvase RuvX — protein: MLCALKGIGFEKLGTIPWCDNTAIYIIDFDEDLKPAFVLDGDVSHLPDELATFRRQSWWKESAAPTRLLGVDYGDARTGLALSDESKTLASPAGTIKESDPEKLIDRISAFAHENNCAQIIMGLPLNMNGTRGPRAEKAAAFAFELEMRSGISVYFWDERLTTVGAAAYMNATDFKGKKRKDNIDTASACLILQGYLDYIKKK
- a CDS encoding phosphate propanoyltransferase — encoded protein: MERTVLIESSARHVHLTQEHVEILFGKGAELTFKKELSQPGQFQSEQRVDLVGPKNTLKNISILGPVRKATQVELSCTDARALGIKVPVRESGDIAGSAPVTIVGPEGSIDIPEGAIAAKRHIHLTPADAEEFGVTNGQIVSVKTEGERGLVFDNVVVRVSPNFKKAMHIDTDEANAMGYAGETYGVIVG